In the Sedimentisphaera cyanobacteriorum genome, CAGCATCAATAAATGCCCCTTTGCCCGCAGCTCTAAAAGCAACTTCCTTGGAATCTACAGGGTGATGCTTGCCGTCGTAGATGCTTACCTTGATATCCTGCATCGGAAATCCTGCTGTTACGCCGGACTCCATCACATCCTCAATACCCTTAACTACTGGCGTTTCAAATTGAGAAGGGATGGAACCGCCAAAAATATCCCAGCTGTAAGACAGCGATGGTTCCTGATCGCGTTCGCCGGGCTCCACCCTGAGATAGACCTCGCCGAACTGACCAGCCCCGCCGGACTGTTTCTTGTGCCTGTAATGGCCTTCTGCTTTAGCTGTGATAGTTTCTTTGTAAGGAATTTTTGGCGGCTTGGTGTTAACATGGACCTTGTAAATCTTTTCCATTTTGGAGAGCATAACTTTCAGATGCATCTCTCCCAAACCCTTGATTACAAGTTCCTTTGTGTTGGGGTCGTGCCCTTCCGCGAAACAGGGATCCCCTTCACAAAGCCTTTCCAGAGCCACGCCGATTTTCGTCTCATCCCCTTTGGACGCAGGCTCCAATGCGAGAGCAAACATAGGCAGCGGGAGTTCTGTAAGTTCAAAACTTCCGCTAACCTTACCGTCATGAATAAGATCACCGTATTTCAGGTCATCGATTTTCGCAAGACATATAATATCACCCGCCGAAGCGCTTTCGATCTCGTCTGTTTCAGCTCCCTGAGGCCTTAGAATATGCCCGGGACGCAAAGCCTTTTTCTCATCATTGCAGTGCATCTGAGTATCGGATTTAATTGTGCCGCTGAAAAGGCGGATGAATGAATATTTCATATGGGTTTTGGGGTCCGTACCCACTTTGAAAACAAGTCCTGCAAGCGGGCCTTCCGGATCCGCCTTGAGCTCTGTTTTATTCTCACCGTCAGTTAGAACTGCGGGTTTGGCCTGGTCAGGTGATGGAGCGCTTTCATAGATCACCTCGAGAAGCTCCTCAATCCCTGCTTCATTTTTTGCGCTTGTGAAAACTATTGGAACAACGCTGCCTTCCAGCATCGCCTTCACAAAAACCTCTTCCACCTTCTGCTTGCTTATCTCTTCTCCGCCGAGGTATGCCTCCATGAGGTCATCATCGCATTCGATAATGCTCTCTACGAGCTGCGTATGAGCGTCTTCCGCTGTGATAAAGGATTCTCCCTGATCATTAGATACGCAGTCTATAACGGATTTATGGTCTAAGGTTGGAAGGTTCGCACATCTGCATTCTGTTCCGAAGGTCTGTTGAATCTGCTCAACAAGCTCGGCACATTCTGCGTCATCGTGATCGAGTTTGTTTACTACAATAATCTTGCACAGGCCAGCCTGATCTGCTGCCTTGTACATCCTTCTGGTGTTCACTTCTATGCCGTTGCTGGCATTTACTACAATAAGAGCTGTTTCTGCTGCTGAAAGGGAGGAAAGGGCTCCGCCTAAGAATCCCGGATAACCCGGACAATCGATAAAATTGATTTGTTTGCCTTTGTAGTCGGTATGAGCTATTGCTGACTGAATTGAATGCTGAATTTCTTTTTCTTCGTCGTCGTAATCACAGACGGTATTCTTTTCCTCGATCGTTCCGTGCCGGTTTATCTGACCGGTCTTGTGGAGAGCCGCCTCCACAAGCGTGGTTTTCCCAGAACTTCCATGACCGAGGAGTACAACGTTTTTTATGTCGCTTACTTTAGCCACAATGTCGCCTCCGTGTATAGTAAAACTTTAGTTTAAAAGCAAGGCAATTTTTGACAGTAGTGGGATGTTACTGAAATCTTTTTTCTTGGCAAGCAAAATTGTGGGAAAAATCCAAGTTTAACAATAAAAAGTTTGATTAGAGCATTATTAGCATACCCTAAAAACGGGATTAAACTTTTATTCGCTTTCAGTAAGCAGCAGATTCATTCCGGAAAATCCCTAAAGCTCTTTGAGCCAGTTGTCCGCAAATTCTATGAGGTCGAGCTCATCTGTAATTGAATCCCTGTTAAAATCAGCATTCGGATCATCAGTTTTCCAGACACTTGAAAACGCCGAATAATCCGACTGGTCTATCTTCCCGTCGCCGTTAAGGTCTCCAAAGAGAGAATGAAAATTAATGCGGTAATAGCCGTCATTTGCGTGCATATCATCATCAATAAGAGTTCCGCCTTCAGCATCAATTACTGAATCGCAGCTGATCTCTAATACGAAATTCCCGTCCGGAAGCGGCGCGTCCGGCGTTATGCTAAGCCCCTCTAAATCCTCTTCAATTAACACAGAAGATGGAATAATCTCTGAATTGCTCGTATTTCGAATATTTATCTCAGGACTGGATTCTGAAGCGAGCGGCTCGCTGAATTGCAGAGATATATCATCAATCCTTGAATTCTGCGTCAAATCCTCAAGCGAGCAGTGCTCAACATAAACAAAGGGCTGTATGCTCCCGTAGGCTTCAAGCTCCAGAACTGTGGTAAACGGGTAGCTCCCGCCGGCAGTTCCTGAAATTCTTGCCTTGGTGCAGACGATCGGGTCAAAATTAAATTCTATATCCTGATACATCTTTAGCTTTTCAAGAGGCTCGGACTGGGTGATATTTGAAGGCTCTGCATATTCGCCGTTCTTAAATACCTCAATCTTTATATCCTCAAAAAATCCGCCCTTGAGAGGATTATCCGCCACATAGGTATTTACCCCGTTCCAGACAACATCACCTTCATAAAATCTTACCGAATCAATCAATACAGGTTCGCCGAATTCAAGCTCATACCAGTCCTGCTCGCCGCTGAGGCCTAAGCTCCAGTAAGGACGATGCCCGTTATGAGAATTATCATAAACCCCGTCAATCAGAGAAAGGATATTGTATCTGTCATTGGAAGTGCTCGTGTGTTTTTTGGCCGCATTAACTGTTACATCAATCCCGTTTGCAAGAGCCTCTCCTGCAAGTCCCCTCGGGGATTCCGGAGAAGGATTTTCAGGCAGAGCCGAAGCCTGCTGGGTGTTGATTTGGTAAGTTATTTGTTCGCCGTCTATTTGTTTAGCACCGCCGTTTGCGAGTATATTAGTTTCTGCTAAATCAGCTGCCCTGTTTGCTATGCTGTTCACTGATTCGTAAGAATTCAGGTTTAGCCTGTATATGTTTCGGTATGTATTGCTGCATACATCTTCACCGAACAGGTCTTGAGGGAGGCCGCTTCTGCCTTTTATTATGCCGATTATACCCCCCCCCCGCTGTGGCCGGGTTGCAGTCGCAGTCCCAGCCCGCTAAAATTCCTATCTGGGCAGTGTTTTTATAATCGCCATCACCATACAAAAGGCAAAGTACCGTTGCCCCCAGGTTGACAGTGGATTCTATCCAGTTGTGATATCTGCCATTGGCAAAATCTCCGCTGCCGTAATAATCATAAAGCAGGCTGCGGGTTTCCCGCCAATTTGGCGTTCCCTCGGCCATATCGGCCTCGTACCAGCTCAGCACATCTGAAACCACATCATAGCTTCTGCTGGTAGCTGGAAGAATATCCAATGCATTCTCAACAAGTGTTTTAATATCAGACTCAAAATAAGCCATTGAATACATTGCCCCGTAAAACTGGGCTGCGTGTACAGGGTAGCCGGCATTTGAAATATTCGCAAATGTATAAACAGTGTCAACGGTGCCTTGGGTAAGACCGGGGTAAACCGCACCAATTATCTCAGTAGTAATCTGCGAATCGATGGAATACCAGTGCATATTTCTGTGCCTGCTGCCTGTTTCCGGAGGAATATACCCATCGCCCATTAAAGACCAAGCCTGACGATTCGAAATGTAAACCCCTGACCCGCTTGAATTTATATGATCCAGCCATTGCCAAGCAAGCTGCTGACCCGTAGGGTTGGCCCCGTATTGCTCAAGCGTATCCATCGCAATATATTCGATATCAGTATCATCATCTCCCGGCCAATAATCATCAGGGCCTCTGAGGTCCCAATCAACGCTTTCAGCAGGATTAGGTGAACTGCCGCTGTAATGCCCTTCTGTTGACCGTCCGGCCATATTGGCCACAATCTGACCAAGCCACATCCCTTCGATACGGTCAACCAAATCCGAACGCATAATTTGTTCCTGTGAGAAGCTCTCCTGCGGAAAGACCAAAGATATGCAGAAGAACATTATTAAACCCGAACTTACAAAAGTTTTCATACTAACCCCATATAAATATACAAATTTAGCTAATTAGCACTTTTCTACATTAAAGGTTTGGTAAAGTCAAGTTTAAATAAGTGTAGTTTAGCAGAATTATTTAAAACAAAACTAATAAGTTTAAAGGCAAAACTTGAGCCTCAGTTTGTGTTTTTGCATTATAGCTCGAAAAGCCTGCAAATTCCGGCACTGATATTCGAGAATTCACGCTTTAAGATTGCTTTTAACATTCCGAGAAGCTAATCTTCTGCCGGCCTGCGGGCGAAAACAATTCCTGCCTCTATTGTTACCCAGAGAGCGAGCAGGAATACCAGCCCCCCGATAGCCACGAGCAGGATATTTCCGTTCTCGGCAAATCTTATTTCGTTGAGCACCATCGCCCAGTTTGTGATAATCAGCATAAATATGCAGGGAATCAGGGCGAAGATAAATTTCTTCCCGCCTTTGGTGCGCAGATAAAGCGTTATTACCAGAAGAGCCAGTGCAGCGAGAAGCTGATTTGCGCTTCCGAAAAGCGGCCAGAGAACCAGAGCCCCTTTTCCGCCTGCGCCGTTTGCAAAAGCCAGCCCTGCTGCTGTGAGCACTGCAAGGCTTGTGGCTGTCCAGCGGTTTTTCAGCCAGCTGATTTTGAAGTCCTGAGCCAGTTCGCCCACCACATACCTCTGAAGACGCACTGAAGTATCGAGAGTTGTGCTTGCGAAAGAGGCAATGAAAACGCCCATAAGCGTCGTGCCAACGGCTGCTGGTATCCCGATAGAGCCCATCATATTTGCCGCACCTAACACTACAGGCCTTAGTTTGCTGTTCAGACCCTGCGAGCCGATATAGTTTGAATACTGCTCGTTCCACGCTGCAGCACCCGTGAGGGTTTGCCCGTCAACCTCAAGAGCCATTCCGATTCCCGCAGATACACATACAATCACCAAAAGCGCAAGCACCCCCTCCAGCAGCATTGAACCGTAGCCAACGAAAAGCGAATCGGTTTCTTTCTCCACCTGTTTCGGGCTTGTACCTGAGGCCACAAGCGAATGAAACCCGCTCACTGCCCCGCACGCAATCACCACAAACATAAACGGCCAGATCGCCGGGGTGGTTTCCGGGACATTTTGATTTATCATCGGTGCAGACATCTCAAAATCTGTTGTAAAACCGGAAAAAACTGCTCCTGCAATAAGCAGAGTCAGTGCTACGAAAAGCTGCCATGCGTTGATATAGTCCCTCGGCTGTAAAAGCGTTGTTACCGAAAGAGTGGAGGCAATCCATGCGTAGATAAGAAGAAGAATCACCCAAACCCCGGAGGCTGGAATCCCCATCATAGAGGGAATCTCAATCGGGAAGTAAGAACCTGCAATAATCATCAGATACATAGCTATAACCGCTGCTGCTGTGCTGATATTCACGTTCGCACCCATTTTGTAAACCGCTTTACCGAGCAGTACAGCTATCGGTATCTGAAACCATACAGGAATCACCGAATTGGGAAAGAGGGTGAATACGCTCGCTATTACAACGCCGAAAACCGCTATCAGAATCAGCAGTGTTAGGAATACAACCGCAAAGAATATAAATCGCACGCGTTTGTTGATGTATTTCGCTGCGGCTTCCGATACGCTCCTGCCCTCATTACGCATTGATATTACAAGCGAGCCGAAATCGTGCACGGCACCCATAAATATAGAGCCGAGAAAAATCCACAGAACCGCCGGAAGCCAGCCCCAGATTATACCGATAGCAGGACCTACAATCGGGCCGGTGCCCGCAATGGATGTGTAGTGATGGCCGAAGATTATGCCTCGCTTCGAGGGGACGTAGTCTATCCCGTCGTTTATCTTTCTGCTCGGAACCTCTCTTGAGTTGTCAAGCCGGAATATCTTGCGGGCGAGAAACCTGCCGTAGGTGTTGTAGGCAATAATATAACCAACAAAACAGACTGCTAATAAAATAAGCGTTTCCAAAATAAACTCTCCGAAAAAAATTATGTTATGCTGAAATATTATAATAGTATTAAAATCATATCAAACCAAAAAGGCGATTTTCGAAAAGAAATTATATTTGCTATTTAAGTGAAAAGTGCTGATAATTACGGCTGAAAGCTGATTATTTAAGGTAAAGTTTTGTTAAACGAACCATTCAAGGCTATATGACAGCGAGAAAGAAGAACAATTCCGCCCCGCCTTTGAGGGCAAAGGGAAAAACAAAACCCGG is a window encoding:
- the fusA gene encoding elongation factor G — its product is MAKVSDIKNVVLLGHGSSGKTTLVEAALHKTGQINRHGTIEEKNTVCDYDDEEKEIQHSIQSAIAHTDYKGKQINFIDCPGYPGFLGGALSSLSAAETALIVVNASNGIEVNTRRMYKAADQAGLCKIIVVNKLDHDDAECAELVEQIQQTFGTECRCANLPTLDHKSVIDCVSNDQGESFITAEDAHTQLVESIIECDDDLMEAYLGGEEISKQKVEEVFVKAMLEGSVVPIVFTSAKNEAGIEELLEVIYESAPSPDQAKPAVLTDGENKTELKADPEGPLAGLVFKVGTDPKTHMKYSFIRLFSGTIKSDTQMHCNDEKKALRPGHILRPQGAETDEIESASAGDIICLAKIDDLKYGDLIHDGKVSGSFELTELPLPMFALALEPASKGDETKIGVALERLCEGDPCFAEGHDPNTKELVIKGLGEMHLKVMLSKMEKIYKVHVNTKPPKIPYKETITAKAEGHYRHKKQSGGAGQFGEVYLRVEPGERDQEPSLSYSWDIFGGSIPSQFETPVVKGIEDVMESGVTAGFPMQDIKVSIYDGKHHPVDSKEVAFRAAGKGAFIDAVQKAKPCLLEPVVDMEITVPTEFIGDVTGDISGKRGRVQGQEMLSGDMASVKALVPLSEVANYDGQLKSMTGGQGSYSMELSHYDVVPPNVQQKVIEKYKAEEEKE
- a CDS encoding ADP-ribosylglycohydrolase family protein; translation: MKTFVSSGLIMFFCISLVFPQESFSQEQIMRSDLVDRIEGMWLGQIVANMAGRSTEGHYSGSSPNPAESVDWDLRGPDDYWPGDDDTDIEYIAMDTLEQYGANPTGQQLAWQWLDHINSSGSGVYISNRQAWSLMGDGYIPPETGSRHRNMHWYSIDSQITTEIIGAVYPGLTQGTVDTVYTFANISNAGYPVHAAQFYGAMYSMAYFESDIKTLVENALDILPATSRSYDVVSDVLSWYEADMAEGTPNWRETRSLLYDYYGSGDFANGRYHNWIESTVNLGATVLCLLYGDGDYKNTAQIGILAGWDCDCNPATAGGGYNRHNKRQKRPPSRPVR
- a CDS encoding carbon starvation CstA family protein is translated as METLILLAVCFVGYIIAYNTYGRFLARKIFRLDNSREVPSRKINDGIDYVPSKRGIIFGHHYTSIAGTGPIVGPAIGIIWGWLPAVLWIFLGSIFMGAVHDFGSLVISMRNEGRSVSEAAAKYINKRVRFIFFAVVFLTLLILIAVFGVVIASVFTLFPNSVIPVWFQIPIAVLLGKAVYKMGANVNISTAAAVIAMYLMIIAGSYFPIEIPSMMGIPASGVWVILLLIYAWIASTLSVTTLLQPRDYINAWQLFVALTLLIAGAVFSGFTTDFEMSAPMINQNVPETTPAIWPFMFVVIACGAVSGFHSLVASGTSPKQVEKETDSLFVGYGSMLLEGVLALLVIVCVSAGIGMALEVDGQTLTGAAAWNEQYSNYIGSQGLNSKLRPVVLGAANMMGSIGIPAAVGTTLMGVFIASFASTTLDTSVRLQRYVVGELAQDFKISWLKNRWTATSLAVLTAAGLAFANGAGGKGALVLWPLFGSANQLLAALALLVITLYLRTKGGKKFIFALIPCIFMLIITNWAMVLNEIRFAENGNILLVAIGGLVFLLALWVTIEAGIVFARRPAED